The following proteins are co-located in the Desulfoscipio sp. XC116 genome:
- a CDS encoding AraC family transcriptional regulator, producing the protein MMMENAVQKYKVYNPKNSNCPVCTMLNSIYKANLFQKEMKIPEEAGKGYYRRIILKPSMEVFIADATFSEGMTMGGGPSNPEYCLAFCLGEAFRWRLEGNKKEYEIECGENYIFHGNKGNSICSYNPGQRFYGLTVHLDSEIIASFIHHMGKRYSRIGQSYGNGAFYKRKFSPAVKLILNDIANCPYRDHIRRIYLEGKVLELIAVYMNELILESGSHYPSAKLSSSDRESLHKARKILDENIASPPTIGKLARLVHINEYKLKTGFKKLFGVPVHAYIIDKRLGMARFLMEDKKLRVTEAALLVGYSDASHFAEKFRKKYGVNPSKCTKN; encoded by the coding sequence ATGATGATGGAGAATGCGGTTCAAAAATATAAGGTATATAATCCTAAAAACAGCAATTGCCCTGTATGTACTATGTTAAATAGTATTTACAAAGCAAATTTGTTTCAGAAAGAGATGAAAATACCTGAAGAAGCCGGAAAAGGCTATTATCGAAGAATTATCCTTAAACCCTCAATGGAAGTATTTATAGCCGATGCGACGTTTTCTGAAGGTATGACGATGGGGGGAGGGCCAAGCAATCCCGAGTATTGCCTTGCTTTTTGTCTGGGAGAAGCGTTCCGGTGGAGACTAGAAGGGAATAAAAAGGAATATGAGATAGAATGCGGGGAAAATTATATTTTCCACGGCAACAAGGGGAATAGTATATGCAGCTATAATCCGGGACAGCGGTTTTACGGGCTTACAGTACATTTAGACTCGGAAATAATAGCAAGTTTTATTCACCATATGGGTAAAAGATACTCCCGTATCGGACAATCTTATGGAAACGGTGCTTTTTACAAGAGAAAATTTTCGCCGGCTGTCAAGTTGATTTTGAATGATATTGCTAATTGTCCTTACCGGGATCATATAAGGAGAATTTACCTTGAAGGGAAAGTATTAGAGCTGATTGCTGTTTATATGAATGAGTTAATCTTGGAAAGCGGATCGCATTATCCCTCAGCCAAACTTTCTTCATCTGATAGGGAGTCGCTTCATAAAGCCAGAAAAATTCTTGATGAAAATATTGCATCTCCACCGACGATAGGAAAGCTCGCCAGGTTGGTACATATTAATGAATACAAGCTAAAAACAGGCTTTAAGAAATTGTTTGGCGTGCCTGTTCATGCCTATATAATTGATAAAAGGTTGGGGATGGCACGTTTCTTGATGGAAGATAAAAAGCTTAGGGTTACCGAAGCGGCATTGCTGGTAGGTTATAGCGATGCCAGCCACTTTGCGGAAAAGTTCAGAAAGAAATATGGTGTTAATCCATCGAAATGCACTAAAAATTAA
- a CDS encoding class I SAM-dependent methyltransferase → MTKSRADKEAAFWDRFAKYYDRFMSHIYQGQYKDILKMIDDELGKDKMVLEIGTGTGKIAIDISPKAKKVIACDLSPHMIKLAEEKAHAKQINNIAFSVQDAYYLDFPDNSFDVVVACNMLHVVQQPGKVLSSIKRVLKQDGVVVVPTYCHGQNFSSRTVSKTMGIVGFRAYSRWSADSLQAFLEDQGYIVIKNFLLKSTPPLLYIVCKKI, encoded by the coding sequence TTGACTAAATCAAGAGCAGATAAAGAAGCAGCGTTTTGGGACAGATTTGCAAAGTATTATGACCGTTTTATGAGCCATATTTATCAAGGCCAATATAAAGACATATTGAAAATGATAGATGATGAACTTGGTAAGGATAAGATGGTTTTAGAAATTGGAACAGGCACCGGGAAAATTGCAATTGATATTTCCCCAAAGGCTAAAAAAGTTATAGCATGTGACCTATCCCCGCATATGATTAAATTGGCTGAAGAAAAAGCCCACGCAAAACAGATAAACAACATAGCCTTCTCAGTGCAGGATGCTTATTATCTTGACTTTCCCGACAATTCCTTTGATGTGGTTGTAGCCTGTAATATGCTGCATGTTGTCCAGCAACCGGGGAAAGTTCTATCCTCCATAAAAAGAGTATTAAAACAGGACGGGGTTGTTGTAGTCCCGACATATTGTCACGGACAAAATTTCTCAAGCCGCACGGTTTCAAAAACCATGGGTATCGTTGGTTTCAGGGCGTACAGCCGGTGGTCGGCAGATTCTTTGCAGGCTTTTTTAGAAGATCAGGGATACATTGTAATAAAAAATTTCTTATTAAAGTCAACACCGCCTCTGCTGTATATCGTTTGCAAAAAGATTTGA
- a CDS encoding L-2-amino-thiazoline-4-carboxylic acid hydrolase → MKKEAKLVGTWKIYMQWTRETAIHHVGRDCYARFYAASLAELESVMIDLPVYKKSVNAMFFHAVPFMISQYRALQKQMGFDRERAYAALADIVCDQFRKEVESSGVMKFLSRNMFRFPKFIIRLFTKQFDVKEPHGWLFNFPAEDFFMGQNCVQCGALLWLEKQGCPEICRILCATDYISAEYLRGLKFIRTKTLAYGDDMCDFKYYRVEKCPEIDPAVLK, encoded by the coding sequence GTGAAAAAAGAGGCTAAACTGGTAGGCACATGGAAGATCTATATGCAATGGACACGTGAAACCGCGATACATCATGTGGGAAGGGACTGTTATGCCCGGTTTTACGCTGCATCCCTTGCCGAACTTGAATCGGTCATGATTGATCTTCCGGTTTATAAGAAATCGGTAAATGCAATGTTCTTTCACGCGGTACCCTTTATGATTTCCCAGTACCGTGCGCTTCAGAAACAGATGGGTTTTGATCGTGAGAGGGCATATGCGGCGCTTGCGGATATCGTATGCGATCAATTCAGAAAAGAGGTCGAGTCGTCGGGCGTGATGAAATTTTTATCGCGAAACATGTTCCGTTTCCCTAAATTTATCATCAGATTGTTCACGAAACAGTTTGACGTAAAAGAACCGCACGGCTGGCTGTTTAATTTCCCGGCTGAAGATTTTTTCATGGGACAGAACTGCGTGCAGTGCGGCGCACTGTTATGGCTCGAAAAACAGGGATGTCCCGAAATCTGTCGAATATTGTGCGCAACCGATTATATCTCGGCGGAATACCTCAGAGGATTGAAATTTATTCGCACAAAGACTCTTGCGTATGGAGATGATATGTGCGACTTCAAGTATTACAGAGTAGAGAAATGTCCGGAGATTGATCCGGCAGTGTTAAAGTGA
- a CDS encoding MATE family efflux transporter, with the protein MSDNRKDLLEMSMGRLFMKLGIPAMVGMLAVGLYNMVDAIFVGQLISAEGVGAIVLAYNITLLNMACAMLFAMGAVSVLSRAIGEKDQKTINKLFGNVLIGTSALSILLTVIVYNFAGPMLEFMGAEGEILDLGTRYLKIISLGFVFEALGPALNFLIRGEGRMKRAMKIIISGVLINIILVPILIKVFEMGIEGAALATIIAQFFVVIGDVAYFQSGKSVIKISKQSFKMSFDIMPKILNVGFSGMVMQIMPAIQMSLMFKVLSYYGGSNSVIIMGASYRVMMFAFIALWGIAQGVQPIIGANYGAGRFDRVKTAFLSFTGIATGIASVLWLGFMLFPEFILSWFITDASLAQLGIGRFRIFLGIFLLYGFMAIGIVFFQALGKGSKAAILVMGRQVLFFIPIVLLLPKFMGETGAWIAMPLGDLLTIILSIFLIIREFAALNRLRASKSTPVNYG; encoded by the coding sequence ATGAGTGATAACAGAAAAGATTTACTGGAAATGAGCATGGGCAGACTTTTTATGAAGTTAGGTATACCGGCTATGGTCGGTATGCTGGCGGTAGGCTTATACAATATGGTAGATGCCATATTTGTTGGTCAGCTTATCTCTGCGGAAGGTGTTGGCGCCATAGTTTTGGCATATAATATAACTCTTTTAAATATGGCTTGTGCGATGTTGTTTGCTATGGGAGCGGTGTCGGTTTTATCGAGAGCGATAGGCGAAAAAGATCAGAAAACTATAAATAAGCTATTTGGTAATGTGTTGATCGGCACTTCGGCGTTATCGATATTATTGACCGTCATAGTTTATAATTTCGCAGGTCCAATGCTCGAGTTTATGGGCGCGGAGGGAGAAATATTGGATCTGGGGACAAGGTATTTAAAAATAATATCTTTAGGCTTTGTCTTTGAAGCATTGGGTCCTGCATTAAACTTTCTAATTCGTGGTGAAGGTCGAATGAAAAGGGCCATGAAAATTATTATTTCCGGCGTGCTCATTAATATTATTTTAGTTCCGATTCTTATCAAAGTATTTGAAATGGGAATAGAAGGTGCGGCATTAGCAACAATCATTGCCCAATTTTTTGTTGTAATAGGAGATGTTGCATACTTTCAGTCAGGCAAAAGTGTTATTAAAATATCAAAGCAGAGCTTTAAAATGTCGTTTGATATTATGCCCAAGATATTAAATGTTGGATTTTCAGGGATGGTAATGCAAATAATGCCTGCAATTCAGATGTCTTTGATGTTTAAGGTATTGTCTTATTACGGTGGAAGCAATAGTGTTATTATAATGGGCGCCTCTTATAGAGTGATGATGTTTGCGTTTATAGCACTATGGGGTATCGCTCAAGGGGTACAGCCAATTATAGGTGCAAACTATGGAGCCGGAAGATTTGACCGCGTAAAGACGGCATTCTTATCATTTACCGGAATAGCTACAGGTATTGCAAGTGTGTTATGGCTTGGCTTTATGTTGTTCCCTGAATTTATTTTAAGCTGGTTTATAACAGATGCATCTTTAGCTCAATTAGGTATAGGCAGGTTCAGAATTTTTCTGGGCATATTTCTTCTATATGGGTTCATGGCCATAGGCATTGTCTTTTTTCAGGCGTTGGGGAAAGGCAGCAAAGCTGCCATATTGGTTATGGGAAGACAGGTATTGTTTTTTATTCCAATTGTATTGCTTTTGCCAAAGTTTATGGGTGAGACAGGGGCCTGGATTGCCATGCCGCTGGGAGATTTACTTACTATTATATTGAGTATTTTTCTCATTATTAGAGAATTTGCAGCGTTAAATAGGCTTCGAGCCTCAAAAAGTACGCCGGTAAACTATGGTTAA
- a CDS encoding MptD family putative ECF transporter S component, whose translation MESAVQNQKKKFGIRDIMTIAAMMVICFSIMMVVGSFTLPFPLVYLYGAAGIDGFICAIFFLVASYRVNKHGLIFAWAGIYGLIQGVMGYMFLLPYFLVVGALAEASMIGKDTYRNPIRTRIGWTINCVGNFVGCAVPLWWAWDSYSAMAVESGFTAETLNMQISMVTSPALMLLGAAITAILTILGTLFGQRLLRKHFKKSGIVG comes from the coding sequence ATGGAAAGCGCTGTTCAAAATCAAAAGAAAAAATTTGGAATCCGAGATATTATGACAATTGCCGCCATGATGGTAATTTGTTTTAGCATTATGATGGTAGTCGGCTCCTTCACGCTTCCTTTTCCGCTTGTCTATCTTTATGGCGCGGCTGGTATTGATGGCTTTATTTGTGCGATTTTTTTCTTAGTTGCTTCCTATCGGGTTAATAAACACGGTCTGATTTTTGCGTGGGCAGGTATCTATGGGCTGATTCAAGGTGTTATGGGATATATGTTCTTGCTCCCGTATTTTCTTGTGGTAGGCGCACTTGCAGAAGCCTCTATGATTGGCAAGGATACATATCGCAATCCTATCCGCACAAGGATTGGCTGGACGATCAACTGTGTGGGCAACTTTGTCGGCTGCGCAGTTCCTCTCTGGTGGGCCTGGGACAGCTATTCGGCAATGGCTGTGGAAAGTGGATTTACGGCAGAAACACTGAACATGCAGATCTCTATGGTTACCAGCCCGGCTCTGATGCTGTTGGGTGCAGCCATTACAGCAATCCTCACTATTCTGGGTACGTTGTTCGGTCAAAGACTGCTGCGGAAGCATTTTAAAAAATCCGGTATTGTGGGATGA
- a CDS encoding CbiX/SirB N-terminal domain-containing protein, protein MFRSGVKGLAVVLLLFMAVLSVVPFCGAAEENIGVLVVAHGSDETFWNDDVQQAVEEVSLSYPVELGFLEFAEPNIHDAVAALEARGVDRIIAVPLFISSYSNHIEEIKYVLGLRPDLPEAEESAGGHPGGGGGDTEEEELTPVDTEVEIVLTPAMDDNVMVAGILADRLETISENPGNEVAVLVGHGSDTEEGRHKSRETFASLAGYLKDLLGLKDAGYGFALMGEPTVRDSVYEAVYQGDVLVVPVMLSEGYFTDTVIPHNLLNGLDYRYPGAGNRALLPHSNIARFIELRVNDVVLPPLEIKTGGEISRINYTDVAVEPDGKICICGSFAFRAMQVALAELWPGEIPERDRIYVEGPYSHGVEDALETIAGTGNFTLEQREHSNLFYNFKVTDKLSGQAVNITVKPEVYPENFFELKKKVKDGTATAEEMREFQAKRAQLVEKVRWGSPDQLFTLETAQINSTGILVLAHGSSDDDWNQPVRDAVKNIRGPFPVEYGFLEPVPGEDISTAVRKLEAQGVKRIIAVPIFVASASGHIEEIKFMLGLPSSITAEEAAEEGLEPVQCSADIELTSALDEHLLVAGILNDRIASVSRQADQEVVVLVAHGTSSAQDLAVWKYNLASLGQKLQKEHGFWEVDYGFAAVGEPGLRSVVMAQQAAHPDASVIIVPVMLSEGAFTNNKIPSVLEGLEYVYPAAGQRSLLPHDNISHLIAARANDVVLGSLQVKQNGNTRTIAYSDVGVEEDGVVCVCGSFAFRAMQAALTELWPGAIPEQDRIYVEGPYSDGVEEALGTIVGTANFTLEQREQNNLFYNFKVTDQHSRKAVNITVKPEVYPENFFELKKKVKDGTATAEEKQKFQAKRAQLVEKLRWDSPEQVFTVKTINPSGGGGGSSSGGASSASSVTGRSKNIKAATGGSVTYGQTTVKIAAGVLPGDAVISVEKLSSADLKKLVSEGLRVKLGSDIYEVATSGRCDFGGKTVTICIAYDQAKIAAGEQPVIRYYDEEAGKWVNLPTIVEQGTDGKWYAVTQVNHLTKFAVFSEEEKKMEENKAKEKKVIILTIGQTTATVGGNTYTLDAAPCVDTKAGRTLVPIRFVSEALGAQTDWNPETQQVTIKDGDREIVLTLGSAKVLIDGQAKSIDSAPAVLASGRTFVPLRFVSETLGTNVDYDAATKQITIMY, encoded by the coding sequence ATGTTTAGGTCCGGTGTCAAAGGGCTGGCGGTGGTCTTGCTGCTGTTTATGGCCGTACTTTCTGTTGTCCCGTTTTGCGGTGCTGCGGAAGAAAACATTGGGGTTCTGGTGGTGGCTCACGGCTCCGACGAAACTTTCTGGAACGACGACGTACAGCAGGCGGTGGAAGAGGTGAGTCTGTCTTATCCCGTGGAATTGGGTTTCTTGGAGTTCGCCGAGCCAAATATTCATGACGCAGTGGCAGCTTTAGAAGCACGGGGTGTTGATAGAATTATTGCTGTGCCTTTGTTTATTTCTTCTTATTCCAACCACATCGAGGAAATAAAATATGTGTTGGGTTTAAGACCTGACCTGCCGGAAGCGGAGGAATCCGCCGGAGGGCATCCCGGCGGAGGCGGGGGTGACACTGAAGAAGAGGAACTGACGCCGGTGGACACCGAGGTTGAGATCGTGCTCACTCCGGCTATGGATGACAATGTAATGGTGGCGGGAATCTTGGCTGACCGGTTAGAGACCATCAGCGAGAATCCGGGCAATGAAGTAGCCGTGCTGGTGGGGCACGGTTCGGATACCGAGGAAGGCCGGCATAAATCGCGGGAAACCTTTGCATCTTTGGCCGGCTACTTGAAAGATTTACTTGGTCTGAAGGATGCCGGCTACGGCTTTGCACTTATGGGTGAGCCCACGGTGCGCGATTCTGTCTATGAAGCCGTTTATCAGGGGGACGTGCTGGTGGTACCGGTGATGCTGAGTGAAGGGTACTTTACCGACACGGTAATACCCCATAATTTGTTAAATGGATTGGATTACCGCTATCCCGGGGCCGGCAACAGAGCTTTGCTGCCGCACTCCAATATTGCCCGCTTTATTGAGCTAAGAGTGAATGACGTGGTTCTGCCGCCTTTGGAGATTAAAACGGGGGGCGAAATTTCCCGAATTAACTATACCGATGTGGCGGTTGAGCCGGATGGGAAAATTTGTATTTGTGGATCCTTTGCCTTTCGTGCTATGCAGGTGGCTCTAGCTGAGCTATGGCCCGGCGAAATACCGGAGCGGGACCGGATTTACGTTGAAGGTCCTTACTCGCACGGAGTGGAAGATGCATTGGAAACAATTGCGGGTACCGGCAATTTTACTCTGGAACAGCGGGAACACAGCAACCTGTTTTATAATTTTAAAGTGACGGATAAGCTTAGTGGACAAGCTGTCAATATTACCGTCAAACCGGAAGTTTATCCGGAAAACTTTTTTGAACTGAAGAAAAAAGTGAAAGACGGAACAGCCACGGCGGAGGAAATGCGGGAGTTTCAAGCCAAGCGTGCCCAGTTGGTGGAAAAAGTGCGCTGGGGCAGTCCGGATCAGCTGTTCACTCTTGAAACGGCTCAGATAAACAGTACCGGTATTTTGGTCCTGGCTCATGGCTCATCCGATGACGATTGGAACCAGCCGGTACGCGATGCGGTTAAGAACATACGCGGTCCTTTCCCGGTAGAGTATGGTTTCCTGGAACCTGTTCCGGGTGAAGATATTTCCACTGCTGTCCGGAAACTGGAAGCACAGGGTGTGAAACGCATTATAGCCGTACCAATTTTTGTTGCTTCAGCCTCGGGTCATATAGAAGAAATTAAGTTCATGCTGGGATTACCCAGTTCCATCACTGCCGAGGAGGCGGCTGAGGAGGGATTGGAGCCGGTTCAGTGCAGTGCTGACATTGAGCTAACCTCTGCGTTGGACGAGCACCTTTTGGTGGCCGGAATTTTAAATGATCGCATTGCTTCCGTTAGCCGGCAAGCCGATCAAGAAGTGGTTGTGCTGGTCGCGCACGGAACTTCATCAGCTCAGGATCTGGCGGTCTGGAAATATAACCTGGCTTCGCTGGGGCAAAAACTTCAAAAAGAACATGGTTTTTGGGAAGTAGACTATGGTTTTGCCGCTGTTGGCGAACCGGGGCTTCGATCGGTGGTAATGGCGCAGCAAGCGGCTCACCCCGACGCTTCTGTAATCATTGTGCCGGTTATGCTTTCTGAAGGTGCTTTTACCAACAATAAGATCCCATCGGTACTGGAAGGTCTGGAATATGTATACCCCGCAGCGGGACAGCGTTCTTTATTACCGCACGATAATATTTCTCACTTAATTGCAGCCCGCGCTAATGATGTTGTGCTGGGTTCCCTGCAGGTTAAACAAAACGGTAATACGCGCACGATTGCATATTCAGATGTTGGCGTAGAAGAAGACGGGGTGGTTTGTGTTTGTGGATCTTTTGCTTTCCGCGCCATGCAGGCGGCTTTAACTGAGCTATGGCCCGGTGCAATACCGGAGCAGGATCGGATTTATGTTGAAGGTCCTTACTCGGATGGAGTAGAAGAAGCATTGGGAACGATTGTGGGTACTGCTAATTTTACACTGGAACAGCGGGAACAAAATAACCTGTTTTATAATTTTAAGGTAACGGATCAGCACAGTAGGAAGGCCGTCAATATAACCGTTAAACCGGAAGTATATCCGGAGAATTTTTTTGAACTGAAGAAAAAAGTGAAAGACGGAACAGCCACGGCGGAGGAAAAACAGAAGTTCCAGGCTAAACGTGCTCAGCTGGTGGAAAAGTTGCGCTGGGACAGTCCGGAGCAGGTGTTTACTGTGAAGACGATTAACCCATCCGGCGGAGGTGGCGGCAGCAGCAGCGGCGGGGCATCGTCGGCGTCGTCCGTGACCGGCAGAAGTAAGAACATTAAAGCTGCAACCGGTGGTTCTGTTACTTACGGTCAGACTACGGTGAAAATAGCGGCCGGGGTACTCCCCGGGGATGCCGTAATCAGCGTGGAAAAGCTGAGTTCCGCCGACTTAAAAAAACTGGTTTCCGAGGGTTTGCGGGTTAAGCTTGGGAGCGATATCTATGAAGTCGCGACTTCGGGCCGGTGCGACTTTGGCGGCAAGACAGTCACTATTTGCATTGCCTACGATCAGGCCAAGATAGCCGCAGGTGAGCAACCGGTTATTCGCTATTACGACGAGGAGGCGGGTAAATGGGTGAACCTGCCCACGATCGTCGAGCAGGGCACGGATGGAAAGTGGTATGCTGTAACGCAAGTCAATCATCTGACGAAGTTTGCCGTTTTTAGCGAGGAAGAAAAGAAAATGGAAGAGAATAAAGCAAAGGAGAAAAAAGTTATCATTCTGACCATCGGACAGACAACGGCAACTGTAGGGGGAAACACGTACACTTTGGATGCCGCGCCTTGCGTAGATACCAAGGCGGGACGGACGCTTGTACCCATCAGGTTTGTCAGCGAGGCTTTGGGGGCACAGACAGACTGGAACCCTGAGACACAGCAGGTTACCATCAAAGACGGCGACAGGGAAATCGTTCTGACCCTCGGCTCTGCGAAAGTGCTCATTGACGGGCAGGCGAAGTCCATCGACAGTGCTCCGGCGGTGTTGGCGTCCGGACGTACCTTTGTGCCGCTAAGGTTCGTTAGCGAAACCTTGGGCACCAATGTAGACTACGACGCTGCGACTAAACAGATCACAATTATGTATTAA
- a CDS encoding AraC family transcriptional regulator: MNKTGFCPDWYGKGVKLLKQHFGCSVISYQCNGTGMLHDYALFPGINLIFMDFNCADTFDEPSEVRNILELRHYQEGRIEFEFDGQKVFHLQQDEFCINALMNMPARYSFPFEYCTGLSLIIDRDALTDETISQLAPYQIDLSALEYDLDLERQWYICKTPSTMLHIFNELYAAKGNEPVEYFRIKALELLYHAGKLWKGDRVAATYYSREHIDIVKRVRRIMLDDLSSNIPLEKMLRGEHISTVTFQAIFKQIYGRSPYAYLKRYKMNSAAVQLCESSESINQIALSLGYSNASKFARAFQDVFRILPRAYRSQKKSI, encoded by the coding sequence TTGAACAAAACAGGATTTTGTCCAGATTGGTATGGTAAAGGGGTCAAATTATTGAAACAGCACTTCGGATGTTCTGTCATCTCCTATCAATGCAACGGTACGGGAATGCTACATGATTATGCCCTGTTTCCGGGTATTAACTTAATTTTTATGGACTTCAATTGCGCCGACACTTTTGATGAGCCATCTGAAGTGAGAAATATCCTGGAACTTCGTCATTATCAGGAAGGCCGTATAGAATTTGAATTTGACGGACAAAAAGTGTTTCATCTTCAGCAGGATGAATTCTGTATTAATGCGCTTATGAATATGCCGGCCCGATACTCATTTCCTTTTGAGTATTGCACTGGCCTGAGTTTAATCATTGATCGGGATGCCCTAACAGACGAGACGATCAGTCAGCTTGCTCCGTACCAGATTGACCTTTCAGCTTTAGAATATGACTTGGATTTAGAAAGACAATGGTACATTTGTAAAACGCCGTCTACCATGCTCCATATTTTTAATGAGCTTTATGCGGCTAAAGGCAATGAGCCTGTTGAATACTTCCGTATCAAGGCGCTGGAATTACTGTATCATGCCGGCAAACTTTGGAAAGGGGACAGGGTAGCTGCCACCTATTATTCCAGAGAACATATTGATATCGTGAAACGTGTTCGTCGGATAATGCTAGATGATTTAAGCAGTAATATACCATTGGAAAAAATGCTCCGTGGAGAGCATATTAGTACAGTTACATTCCAAGCTATTTTCAAGCAAATCTATGGACGCAGCCCCTATGCCTATCTAAAGCGCTATAAAATGAACAGTGCGGCGGTCCAACTCTGCGAGAGCTCCGAATCAATCAATCAGATCGCGCTCTCTTTGGGATACAGCAACGCAAGTAAATTTGCCAGAGCATTTCAAGATGTTTTTAGGATATTACCGCGGGCTTATCGGTCGCAGAAAAAGTCCATTTAG